In a single window of the Osmerus eperlanus chromosome 4, fOsmEpe2.1, whole genome shotgun sequence genome:
- the LOC134018840 gene encoding cytosolic sulfotransferase 2-like, whose protein sequence is MELPPRPKLFDFHGVSMTNYFTDNWENVQNFKARPDDILIATYPKAGTTWVSYILEMLCFGHSERQNLVPVYERVPFLEMHMPSFPSGVAELNKMSTSPRLIKTHLPVQFIPKSFWEQNCKIVYVARNAKDNAVSYFHFDRMNMAQPEPGDWNSFLQRFMEGKMVFGSWYDHVTGWWEKKQSHSKLLYLFFEDMVEDTGRELDRLCSFLGVSPSAEEKENVRERAQFDNMKKNNMTNYSTDTVMDFKISPFMRKGKVGDWKNHFTVNQNEQFDEHLQKRMTETDLKFRTTI, encoded by the exons ATGGAGCTGCCACCTCGACCCAAACTTTTTGACTTCCATGGAGTATCCATGACCAACTATTTCACTGACAACTGGGAAAATGTGCAGAACTTCAAAGCCAGACCAGATGATATTCTCATAGCCACATACCCCAAAGCAG GAACCACATGGGTGTCCTATATCCTGGAGATGCTGTGCTTTGGCCACTCTGAGCGTCAGAACTTGGTCCCCGTGTATGAGAGAGTGCCTTTCCTGGAGATGCACATGCCCTCTTTCCCTTCAG GAGTGGCTGAACTGAACAAGATGTCCACCTCCCCTCGTCTCATCAAAACTCACCTTCCTGTCCAGTTTATCCCCAAGTCCTTCTGGGAGCAGAATTGCAAG ATAGTGTATGTGGCCCGTAACGCCAAGGACAATGCAGTCTCCTATTTCCACTTTGACCGTATGAACATGGCCCAGCCAGAGCCTGGAGACTGGAACAGCTTCCTGCAGAGATTCATGGAGGGAAAAA TGGTGTTTGGTTCCTGGTATGACCATGTGACTGGCTGGTGGGAGAAGAAACAGAGTCACTCCAAGCTGCTCTACCTGTTCTTTGAGGATATGGTGGAG GACACTGGTCGAGAGCTGGACCGTCTGTGCTCCTTCTTGGGGGTTTCTCCTtcagcagaggagaaggagaacgtGAGAGAAAGAGCACAGTTTGACAACATGAAGAAGAACAACATGACTAACTACTCCACTGACACTGTCATGGACTTCAAGATCTCTCCTTTCATGAGAAAAG GAAAGGTTGGAGACTGGAAGAACCATTTCACTGTGAATCAGAATGAACAGTTTGATGAACACCTTCAGAAGAGGATGACAGAAACAGATCTTAAATTTCGCACCACTATATAA